One part of the Schistocerca piceifrons isolate TAMUIC-IGC-003096 chromosome 2, iqSchPice1.1, whole genome shotgun sequence genome encodes these proteins:
- the LOC124775221 gene encoding neuroligin-2-like, giving the protein MRAGSRSSLLQLLALLLWQLSGPAGGVPAPGGVVGGGGLGVGVGGGPLPVLGVGQAPVMSTRIVQTRYGKLQGLVLPMEHARHLRPVEVFLGIPYATPPVRSNRFSPTRTPSPWEGVRIADTLGPVCPQKLPDISNETAALERMPKGRLEYLKRLLPHLKNQSEDCLYLNIYAPVQGKRPSTEING; this is encoded by the coding sequence ATGCGGGCTGGGTCGCGGTCGAGCCTGTTGCAGCTGCTGGCGCTGCTGCTGTGGCAGCTGTCGGGCCCTGCCGGGGGCGTCCCGGCCCCCGGGGGCGTCGTCGGGGGTGGCGGCCTCGGCGTCGGTGTCGGGGGCGGGCCCCTGCCCGTCCTGGGCGTGGGCCAGGCGCCCGTCATGTCGACGCGCATCGTGCAGACGCGCTACGGCAAACTGCAGGGCCTCGTGCTGCCCATGGAACACGCGCGCCACCTGCGACCCGTGGAGGTGTTCCTGGGAATCCCGTACGCGACGCCGCCCGTACGCTCCAACCGCTTCAGCCCGACGCGCACGCCGTCCCCGTGGGAAGGTGTGCGCATCGCCGACACGCTGGGCCCCGTCTGCCCGCAGAAGCTGCCCGACATCAGCAACGAGACGGCGGCCCTCGAGAGAATGCCCAAGGGTCGCCTCGAGTACCTCAAGAGGCTGCTGCCACACCTCAAGAACCAGAGCGAAGACTGCCTCTACCTCAACATCTATGCTCCAGTACAAGGTAAGCGGCCATCGACTGAAATTAATGGTTAA